The following coding sequences lie in one Paraburkholderia largidicola genomic window:
- a CDS encoding LysR family transcriptional regulator → MRFKLRQMEVFRAVMLTGSINAAAKMLYVSQPAVSKLVAHTETTLGLRLFERAKGRLIPTAEAQALYREVEQVYQSALRVDEFARALALGPASLLRVACSPSLAPGVVAPAIVELKRQLPGLSVDWHTTLMADMPLEVLSKTVDIAITSLPLEHEHLEAVPFMRGRMVCALPPGHPLAARERIALADLQQEPMILFRRDIPFGTIIVRACQQANVELTSVVDVTRADQALALVRGGLGLAIVDEFAAGEVDCIVRPLVEDLEMVSTFVYSKFSPPSRSATVLMQAVCRRADELGRRTR, encoded by the coding sequence ATGCGTTTCAAGTTGCGACAGATGGAAGTGTTCCGCGCGGTGATGCTGACGGGCTCGATCAACGCGGCGGCGAAGATGCTGTATGTCTCGCAGCCCGCCGTCAGCAAGCTGGTCGCACACACCGAGACGACGCTCGGACTGCGTCTCTTCGAGCGCGCAAAGGGTCGGCTCATTCCGACGGCCGAAGCGCAGGCGCTGTATCGCGAGGTCGAGCAGGTCTATCAATCGGCCCTGCGTGTCGATGAATTCGCGCGGGCGCTCGCGCTCGGCCCGGCAAGCCTGCTGCGCGTCGCGTGCAGCCCGTCGCTCGCGCCTGGCGTGGTCGCGCCCGCCATCGTCGAGCTGAAGCGGCAGTTGCCGGGGCTCAGCGTCGACTGGCACACCACGCTGATGGCCGACATGCCGCTCGAAGTGCTGAGCAAAACCGTCGATATCGCGATCACGTCGCTGCCGCTCGAGCATGAGCATCTGGAGGCCGTGCCGTTCATGCGCGGCCGCATGGTGTGCGCATTGCCGCCGGGCCATCCGCTCGCCGCCCGCGAACGGATTGCGCTCGCGGACCTGCAGCAGGAGCCGATGATCCTTTTCCGGCGCGACATCCCGTTCGGCACGATCATCGTGCGCGCATGCCAGCAGGCGAATGTCGAACTGACATCCGTGGTCGACGTCACACGCGCCGATCAGGCGCTCGCGCTCGTGCGCGGCGGCCTCGGACTGGCGATCGTCGACGAGTTCGCGGCGGGCGAGGTCGACTGCATCGTGCGTCCGCTCGTCGAGGATCTGGAGATGGTATCGACGTTCGTCTATTCGAAATTCTCTCCGCCGTCGCGCAGCGCGACAGTGCTGATGCAAGCCGTCTGCCGTCGCGCAGACGAACTCGGCAGACGGACCCGTTGA
- a CDS encoding MFS transporter, whose amino-acid sequence MSNPSHLPAQQAMRTRAVTAAAIGTALEWFDFTLYGALAATVLPKLFFPAMDSTSALLASLATFGVGLAARPLGAIICGHLGDKLGRRNLMLATVSVMGLSSMLMGLLPTYASIGVWAPLLLVLLRILQGFALGGESTGAQLMAIEHASADRRGKYSGLLGLCSPLSQIMANGVLLGLSSTMSTEAFDSYGWRIPFVMSFILVIVGVYIRLRVSETPAFEALRKTEVVDVGSPLRDALRLHWRTVLRWMLFFCGPAAIFYLIVVFSLSYVTKTLGVPKQTGFLLLMGANVCAIAGALAGGMLSDRIGRRKALALGSCMTLAMLFFYFQILDTKSFLPMLLAMGFFLGFTQFQSGIQPVAFAEAFPTNVRYSGSALAYTGANLVAGGPMPVLAVWLFAVCNGSPWGVVAVCVAFNVISLVAILTAPETLGIDMNRADSKAEVLGASTHGSMQSHSH is encoded by the coding sequence ATGAGCAACCCATCGCATCTACCCGCGCAACAGGCGATGCGCACCCGCGCCGTCACGGCGGCCGCCATCGGCACCGCGCTCGAATGGTTCGACTTCACGCTATACGGCGCACTCGCCGCGACCGTGCTGCCCAAGCTGTTCTTTCCGGCAATGGATTCGACATCGGCATTGCTCGCGTCGCTGGCAACGTTCGGCGTCGGCCTCGCGGCGCGGCCGCTGGGCGCCATCATCTGCGGGCATCTGGGCGACAAGCTCGGCCGCCGTAACCTGATGCTCGCGACCGTATCCGTGATGGGCCTGTCGTCGATGCTGATGGGCCTGTTGCCGACCTACGCGAGCATCGGCGTGTGGGCGCCGTTACTGCTCGTGTTGCTGCGCATCTTGCAAGGCTTTGCGCTGGGCGGCGAATCGACGGGCGCGCAACTGATGGCGATCGAACATGCGAGCGCCGACCGGCGCGGCAAATACTCGGGCCTGCTCGGCCTATGCTCGCCGCTCAGTCAGATCATGGCGAATGGCGTGTTGCTAGGGCTGTCGTCGACGATGTCGACTGAGGCATTCGACAGCTACGGCTGGCGCATTCCGTTCGTGATGAGCTTCATTCTCGTGATCGTCGGCGTGTATATCCGTCTGCGGGTCAGCGAGACGCCCGCATTCGAAGCGCTGCGCAAAACGGAAGTCGTGGACGTGGGCAGTCCGTTGCGCGATGCCCTGCGTCTGCACTGGCGCACGGTGCTGCGCTGGATGCTGTTCTTCTGCGGCCCGGCGGCGATTTTCTATCTGATCGTCGTGTTCTCGCTGAGCTATGTGACGAAGACACTCGGCGTGCCGAAACAAACCGGCTTTCTGCTGCTGATGGGCGCGAATGTCTGCGCGATCGCCGGCGCGCTCGCGGGCGGCATGCTGAGCGATCGCATCGGACGACGCAAGGCGCTCGCGCTGGGATCGTGCATGACGCTCGCCATGCTGTTCTTCTACTTCCAGATTCTCGATACGAAGAGCTTCCTGCCGATGCTGCTCGCAATGGGCTTCTTTCTCGGCTTCACGCAATTCCAGAGCGGCATTCAGCCGGTCGCCTTCGCAGAAGCCTTTCCGACCAACGTGCGTTATTCGGGCTCGGCGCTCGCGTACACAGGCGCCAACCTCGTTGCCGGCGGCCCCATGCCCGTCCTCGCCGTATGGCTGTTCGCGGTGTGCAACGGTTCGCCGTGGGGCGTGGTTGCCGTATGCGTCGCGTTCAACGTGATCTCGCTCGTCGCGATTCTGACCGCACCCGAAACGCTCGGCATCGATATGAACCGGGCCGATTCGAAAGCGGAAGTGCTGGGCGCTTCCACGCACGGCTCGATGCAATCCCATTCCCATTGA
- a CDS encoding cupin domain-containing protein, translating to MKRILCTLLVASLPFGSVLAQTPKEKSAKVTLVYQHELPNVPGKSIKGVLIEYGPGGYSSGHTHAKSAFIYATVLEGAIRSQINDGPVTVYKAGQNFSEMPGDRHGVSANASKTKPAKLLAVFVVDTNETELTTPFGN from the coding sequence ATGAAACGCATCCTCTGTACGCTGCTCGTCGCGAGCTTGCCGTTCGGCAGCGTGCTTGCGCAGACGCCAAAAGAAAAGAGCGCCAAGGTGACGCTCGTCTATCAGCACGAACTGCCCAACGTTCCAGGCAAGAGCATCAAGGGCGTGCTGATCGAGTATGGTCCGGGCGGCTATTCGTCCGGTCATACGCACGCGAAGTCCGCGTTCATCTATGCGACCGTGCTGGAGGGTGCGATCCGCAGTCAGATCAATGACGGACCCGTGACGGTCTACAAGGCCGGGCAGAATTTTTCCGAAATGCCCGGCGACCGCCACGGCGTCAGCGCGAATGCGAGCAAAACGAAGCCGGCAAAGCTTCTCGCTGTCTTCGTGGTGGATACGAACGAGACGGAACTGACGACGCCATTCGGCAATTGA
- a CDS encoding aldo/keto reductase codes for MEHIVNRHGLDMPKLGLGTWPMVGEECTRAVVQALELGYRHIDTAAGYQNEDAVGAALAASPVPREQIHVTSKVWWDQLEPQALRASCERSLRDLRSEYVDLFLIHWPTTDMDLRRSIDALVGLKERGLARAIGVANFPLPLLREAVETIGAPLAAIQVEYHVTLGQTKLLDFARQHEMALTAYSPLARNRVSEIPAVVAIARKHGVLPTQIALAWLLEQGNVAAVPKAGGAVNQASNLASLDVRLDDEDRAGIAALPKGERLVSPAFAPQWDEAM; via the coding sequence TTGGAACACATCGTCAACCGACACGGCCTCGACATGCCGAAGCTCGGCCTCGGCACCTGGCCGATGGTCGGCGAAGAATGCACGCGTGCCGTCGTTCAGGCTCTCGAACTGGGCTATCGGCATATCGACACGGCGGCGGGCTATCAGAACGAAGATGCCGTCGGCGCCGCGCTCGCAGCGTCGCCGGTGCCGCGCGAGCAGATCCACGTGACCAGCAAGGTCTGGTGGGATCAACTCGAGCCGCAGGCGCTGCGCGCGTCATGCGAGCGTTCGTTGCGAGACTTGCGCAGCGAATACGTGGATCTGTTTCTGATTCACTGGCCGACGACGGACATGGATCTGCGCCGCTCGATCGATGCGCTCGTCGGTTTGAAGGAGCGCGGGCTTGCGCGGGCGATCGGTGTTGCGAACTTTCCGTTGCCGCTGCTGCGTGAAGCTGTCGAGACGATCGGTGCGCCGCTTGCGGCGATTCAGGTCGAGTATCACGTGACGCTCGGTCAGACGAAGCTGCTCGATTTCGCGCGGCAGCATGAGATGGCGCTGACAGCGTATAGCCCGCTGGCGCGGAATCGTGTGTCGGAGATTCCTGCAGTTGTTGCTATTGCGCGCAAGCATGGTGTGCTGCCGACGCAGATCGCGCTGGCGTGGCTGCTCGAGCAGGGGAATGTCGCTGCTGTGCCTAAGGCTGGTGGCGCGGTGAATCAGGCGTCGAATCTGGCATCGCTGGATGTGCGGCTCGATGATGAGGACCGTGCGGGGATTGCGGCGTTGCCGAAGGGTGAGCGGCTGGTGAGTCCTGCGTTCGCGCCGCAGTGGGATGAGGCTATGTGA
- a CDS encoding amidohydrolase family protein: protein MSVFDEDKIDCHCHIFDPVRFPYRDDTAYRPAQQEIGTAAQFVRVMDAYGVRHALLVGPTSGYRTDNRCLLDALETYQERFRGIAVVDNDIGRGELSALRRAGVVGVAFNPAMEGVELVRDAGALFAMLADFGMFAQIQVCGDQLVALAPWLAQQEAQIVIDHGGRPDIEAGVDQPGFQALLRLADSARASVKLSGWQKYSRNAYPYEDAWPYAHALLSAFGPQRCVWGSDWPFLRAPERLDYGPLLTLFGQIVPDAQTRHQIQWETPRRLFGFDRQRS, encoded by the coding sequence ATGAGCGTATTCGACGAAGACAAGATCGATTGCCACTGCCATATCTTCGATCCCGTTCGCTTTCCCTACCGGGACGACACCGCGTATCGGCCGGCACAGCAGGAGATCGGCACGGCTGCACAGTTCGTTCGCGTGATGGATGCATATGGCGTGCGGCACGCGCTGCTGGTCGGCCCGACGAGCGGCTACCGGACCGACAACCGCTGCCTGCTCGACGCATTGGAGACGTACCAGGAGCGCTTTCGCGGCATCGCGGTGGTCGACAACGATATCGGCAGAGGCGAGCTATCGGCGCTGCGTCGCGCTGGCGTGGTTGGCGTCGCATTCAATCCGGCGATGGAAGGCGTCGAACTCGTGCGCGATGCAGGCGCGCTGTTCGCCATGCTGGCCGACTTCGGGATGTTTGCGCAGATCCAGGTGTGCGGCGATCAACTGGTCGCCCTGGCGCCCTGGCTTGCGCAGCAGGAAGCGCAGATCGTCATCGACCACGGCGGGCGGCCCGATATCGAAGCGGGCGTCGATCAACCGGGTTTTCAGGCGCTGCTGCGGCTTGCGGATTCCGCGCGCGCGAGCGTCAAGCTGTCGGGCTGGCAGAAGTACTCGCGCAACGCGTACCCCTATGAGGACGCGTGGCCTTACGCGCATGCGCTACTGAGCGCGTTTGGCCCGCAACGTTGCGTATGGGGTTCCGACTGGCCGTTTCTGCGCGCGCCCGAGCGGCTGGACTATGGGCCGCTGCTGACGCTGTTCGGGCAGATCGTTCCCGACGCACAAACGCGGCATCAGATTCAGTGGGAAACACCGCGACGCCTTTTCGGTTTCGACAGGCAACGATCTTGA
- a CDS encoding IclR family transcriptional regulator, with protein sequence MPGVTERTMAVLEFLATQMEGTPLALISDQLEIPRSACHRLLVDLKQCGYVRQLREHGDYVLTTKMVGLGLSYLATSGIVDIAQTMLDRLAEGSGELVRLAIVDGDRLTWVAKSQGALKGLRYDPDMGMDTILSCSATGHAWMMTMSDERALELVTRQGFGSPKQYGPKAPTTVDGLLKFVHAARERGYATINEVFAPGMTAMAAPVQRRGYPAIGVISIAGPLVRLTEKRMEALGPTLVAAASELAAASLASPLFARVR encoded by the coding sequence ATGCCGGGCGTGACCGAACGGACCATGGCCGTCCTTGAATTTCTGGCGACGCAAATGGAGGGAACGCCGCTCGCGCTGATCTCAGACCAGCTCGAGATTCCGCGCAGCGCCTGCCACAGGTTGCTGGTCGATCTGAAGCAATGCGGCTATGTGCGGCAGCTTCGCGAGCACGGCGACTACGTGCTGACGACGAAGATGGTCGGCCTGGGACTCAGCTATCTGGCGACGTCGGGTATCGTCGACATTGCGCAGACCATGCTGGACCGGCTGGCGGAGGGATCGGGCGAACTGGTGCGGCTCGCCATCGTCGACGGCGACCGGCTGACGTGGGTGGCGAAATCGCAAGGCGCGCTGAAGGGCCTGCGCTACGACCCGGATATGGGCATGGATACGATCCTGTCTTGCAGCGCGACAGGTCACGCGTGGATGATGACGATGAGCGACGAGCGCGCGCTCGAACTCGTTACACGGCAGGGTTTTGGTTCACCGAAGCAATATGGGCCGAAGGCGCCCACTACGGTCGATGGATTGCTCAAGTTTGTTCACGCTGCGCGTGAGCGCGGTTATGCGACGATCAATGAAGTTTTCGCGCCGGGGATGACGGCGATGGCTGCGCCCGTGCAGCGGCGTGGCTATCCGGCTATTGGTGTGATCAGCATTGCTGGGCCGTTGGTGCGGCTCACGGAGAAGCGCATGGAGGCGCTTGGGCCGACGCTGGTTGCTGCTGCTAGTGAACTCGCGGCGGCGAGTCTTGCTTCGCCGTTGTTTGCGCGTGTGAGGTAG